Within the Novosphingobium pentaromativorans US6-1 genome, the region CCGACCTGCTCGTCGCCACCCGGGTTGCGGGTGGGATCATCATTGTCCCCACAGCGCATGGGCAAGGGACGGAAGAGATCTGAATCGGCTGGGTCGGGATGCATGGCGGGTAGAATATCGCAACGGAGCACTGAACTACAAGATGCCCCGGCCAGATAGTACGATTTTCACGCTTGGCCGATCGGGTGCGCCATTGCCACCCGATCGGCCGTAATGCGTGCAATCCTTAGAGCGAGGTCTGACGGACCTTCTCCATGGCCATGCTGACGCGGCCCGAGATCGGGGCCATCACGTCGCTCATGAGCTTGAGCATCGCTTCGCTGTTCTTCGAGCTGTAGGCGACGGCGCTGTCGAAGTTCTTGCGCATCATGTCGCCCTGGATCTTGAAGAAGTCGGTCGGCGACTTGGCAGCTGCCAGTTCCTTGATGTCGCCCGACATGGTTTCGAAGGTCGAGCGACCTTCCGAAACGATCTCGGAGCCAAGGCCCTGCATACCTTCGGCGAAGATCTTGCCGGATTCCATCACGGCTTCGACGTTGCCCTTGGTGAATTCGTTCACTTCACCCATCATGGTGGTGCTTTTTTCGAAAGCAGCCTTGGCCTTGGCCTGGGCCTCGGTCATCGCCTGCTGAATTCCTGCAAAGTTAGCGCTCATGTCCATTGATTGTTCCTCGAGCATGAAGTTAGTGAAAAGTCCTGCGAATACGGGTGACTTGGCATCGACGGTCTTGGGCGCCGCCTTGGTTTGAGGTGCCGCGGGCTTGGCCGTAGCAGGCTTTACCTTTGCGACCTCCAGCGCCGGCTTGGCCGGAGCGGCCTGAACCGGAGCGACGGGTGCCGGCTTCGGCTTTTCGGCCGGAGCTGGCTTCGACTTTGCGGCGGCAGCC harbors:
- a CDS encoding phasin family protein, coding for MAGTEDEKGKALAEKAYEAAAASASDEPSVKAGKSVKPAAKTTAAKAASEESAAKKDELAVTPTEASKPEETAATEAKPEAAPVVETKAAAPDTADATTAKVAPKAKTAPKAAVKPKTAEKPKAAAAKSKPAPAEKPKPAPVAPVQAAPAKPALEVAKVKPATAKPAAPQTKAAPKTVDAKSPVFAGLFTNFMLEEQSMDMSANFAGIQQAMTEAQAKAKAAFEKSTTMMGEVNEFTKGNVEAVMESGKIFAEGMQGLGSEIVSEGRSTFETMSGDIKELAAAKSPTDFFKIQGDMMRKNFDSAVAYSSKNSEAMLKLMSDVMAPISGRVSMAMEKVRQTSL